In Brachybacterium fresconis, the genomic stretch CACCACGGCGTCGGCCGCTTCGTCGAGATGACCCGCCGTGCCGTCGGCACCGGCGCGAAGCGCACCACCCGCGAGTACCTGGTCATCGAGTACGCCCCCTCCAAGAAGGGCCAGCCCGGCGACCGCCTGTACGTCCCCAGCGACCAGCTGGACCAGGTCACCAAGTACGTCGGCGGCGAGGAGCCCAGCGTCAACCGCATGGGCGGGGCCGACTGGGCCAAGACCAAGTCCCGCGCCCGCAAGGCGATCCGCGAGATCGCCGATGAGCTGGTGCGCCTGTACTCGGCGAGGCAGTCCGCGCCCGGCCACGCCTTCGGCCCCGACACCCCGTGGCAGCGGGAGCTCGAGGACGCCTTCGAGTTCGTCGAGACCCCGGACCAGCTCTCCACCCTCGACGACGTCAAGTCCGACATGGAGAAGACCGTCCCGATGGACCGGCTGATCCTCGGCGACGTCGGCTACGGCAAGACCGAGATCGCCGTGCGCGCCGCGTTCAAGGCCGTCCAGGAGGGCAAGCAGGTGGCGGTGCTCGCCCCGACGACGCTGCTGGCCCAGCAGCACATGGACACCTTCGCCGAGCGGTACACCGGCTTCCCGGTGACCGTGCGGGGGCTCTCGCGCTTCCAGAGCCCGGCGGACTCCGAGCGGACCATCCAGGGGATCGCCGACGGCAGCGTCGACATCGTCATCGGCACCCACCGCCTGCTGACCGGCAACGTGCGCTTCAAGGATCTGGGCCTGCTGATCGTCGATGAGGAGCAGCGCTTCGGCGTCGAGCACAAGGAGACCCTCAAGGCCCTGCGCACGAACGTCGACGTGCTGGCGATGTCGGCCACCCCGATCCCGCGCACCCTGGAGATGGCCGTCACCGGCATCCGGGAGATGTCGATCCTGGCCACCCCGCCGGAGGAGCGCCATCCGGTGCTCACCTACGTCGGCGCCCAGGAGGACAAGCAGGTCACCGCGGCCATCCGCCGCGAGCTGCTGCGCGAGGGCCAGGTGTTCTACATCCACAACCGGGTCGAGGACATCGACCGCGTCGCCGCGCACCTGCGGGAGCTGGTGCCCGACGCCCGGGTCCAGGTCGCCCACGGCAAGATGCACGAGCACCAGCTGGAGCGGGTCATCGTCGACTTCTGGGAGCGCGACTTCGACGTGCTGGTGTGCACCACCATCGTCGAGACCGGGCTGGACATCGCCAACGCCAACACCCTGATCGTCGAGAACGCCGACAAGTTCGGCCTCTCCCAGCTGCATCAGCTGCGCGGACGCGTGGGCCGCTCCAGCGAGCGGGCCTACGCCTACTTCCTCTACAACGCCACCAAGCCGCTGACGGAGACCGCGCACGACCGACTCACCACCCTCGCGACCAACACCGACCTCGGCGCGGGCATGCAGGTGGCCATGAAGGACCTCGAGATCCGCGGCGCCGGGAACCTGCTGGGCGGCGAGCAGTCCGGGCACATCGCCGGGGTCGGCTTCGACCTGTACGTGCGCATGGTGGGGGAGGCCGTGGCGGCCTTCCGCGGCGAGAGCTCGGCGCCGGAGAAGGAGATCCGGGTCGAGCTGCCGCTGGACGCCCACGTCCCCCACGACTACATCGGCTCCGAGCGGCTGCGGCTGGAGGCGTACTCCAAGCTCTCGGCCGTCCGCGAGGTCTCCGAGATCGAGCAGATCCGCGCCGAGCTCACCGACCGCTACGGTGCCCCGCCCCCGCCGGTCGAGGTGCTGCTGGACGTGGCGCGCTTCCGGATCGACGCCCGGGCCGCCGGCGTCGACGAGGTGCAGGCGCAGGGCAAGATGATCCGCTTCGCCCACCTGGAGGTGCCCGACTCCGCCGCGATGCGGATGAAGCGCCTCTACCCGGGCACCCTGCTCAAGCCCGCCACCCGCCAGGTGATGGTGCCCCGACCCATGACCGCCCGCTTCGGCGGCACCGAGCTGCGGGACCACGAGCTGCTGGACTGGGCCCGCCAGGTGCTGCGCACCCTCGTGCCCGAGGCCGCCGAGGCGATGACGGCCCCGACGATCCCGGGCGAGGTCGAGAGCGCGCAGCGGGGCACGGATCACGGCAGGGAGGGCGGCGCGACCCGGAGCACAGGTCAGGCCGGAGGGAAGTAGCCTCGCCTCCGTGAGCGACGACGAGAACCGGACCGGCCCCGACGAGCCTGCACCTCGCGCGGTCGGCCCCGCGCCCCGCGGGACCGCGCTGCTGCGCGCCGTGGAGGTGATGGAGGCCCTGCGTGCGGCCGACGGCGACGCCTGGACCCACCAGCAGAGCCATGCCTCGCTCGCGCGATACCTGCTGGAGGAGACCCACGAGGTGCTCGAGGTGATCGACGATCCCGCGGCCCACGGGCCCGGGGCGCTGCCCGACGAGCTCGGGGACCTGCTGTTCCAGATCCTGTTCCACGCCCGCATCGGCCAGGAGGAGGATCCCGCCTGGGACGTGGACGACGTGGCCCGTTCCTTCATCGCCAAGATGGAACGGCGCAATCCCCACATCTTCGCCTCCCACCGCGAGCAGGCCCTGAACGACCGCGAGGACGTCGAGGAGATCATCGCGCAGTGGCACGCCGTCAAGGCCGCCGAGCGTCGTGCCTCCGGCGACCGCCCCCGGGGATGGGCCGACGGCATCCCCGCTCGGCTGCCCGCCCTGCAGACCGCCGCGAAGATCGTCCACCGCGCCCGCTCCGACGGGCAGCTCGAGCAGCTGCTGGCCGCGGCCGACCACGCGGCCGCCGCTGCGGACACCGAGGAGTTCGGCGGTGACCTCGGCCGCGCGCTGCTCGACCTCGTCGTCGCCGCCGAGGCCCGGGACGACGACCCCGAGACCGCGCTGCGAGCCCTGCTGGCGCGGCTGCGTCCGCAGGACACCGGGGACACCGCGGACACCGCGGACCCCGCGGCCATCGCGGAGACCGGCGGAGCTCCTGCGAGGCCCGGCAGGGTCGATGAGCGGCCCGGGCAGGGTGCCGGCGGCCCGACGGCCTAGACTGGTTCGCGGACGGTCAGCGCCGACCGCCGTGACCGCTTGTCGCCCTGTAGGAAGGAACAGCCCATGGCCGCTCTGATCGATGCCGTTCACGCCCGCGAGATCCTCGACTCCCGAGGCAATCCCACCGTCGAGGTCGAGATCCTCCTCGACGACGGGACCTTCGCCACCGCTGCGGTGCCCTCCGGCGCCTCCACCGGTGCCTTCGAGGCGGTCGAGCGCCGTGACGGCGACAAGGACCGTTACCTGGGCAAGGGTGTGGAGGAGGCCGTCTCGGCGGTCGTCGCCGACATCCAGCCGAAGATCCTGGGCATGGACGTCCAGGAGCAGCGTGCGATCGACGCCGCGATGATCGAGCTCGACGGCACGTCCAACAAGGGCACGCTCGGCGCCAACGCCATCCTCGGCGTCTCCCTCGCGGTGGCCCGCGCCGCCGCGGACTCGGCGGGCGTGCCGCTGTACCAGTACGTCGGCGGCCCCAACGCGCACATCCTGCCGGTGCCGATGATGAACATCCTCAACGGCGGTTCCCACGCGGACTCCAACGTCGACATCCAGGAGTTCATGATCGCCCCGATCGGTGCGGAGACCTTCCGCGAGGCGCTGCGCGTCGGCGCCGAGGTCTACCATGCCCTGAAGGCCGTGCTCAAGGAGCGCGGCCTGGCCACCGGTCTCGGCGACGAGGGCGGCTTCGCCCCGAATCTGGAGTCCAACCGTGCGGCCCTGGACCTGATCGTCGAGGCCATCGGCAAGGCCGGCTTCGAGGCGGGCAAGGACGTGGCCCTGGCCCTGGACGTCGCCGCCTCCGAGTTCTTCGAGGACGGCGCGTACACCTTCGAGGGCGCGAAGAAGACCTCGGCCGAGCTCATCGACTACTACGCCGAGCTGGTCGACGCGTACCCGCTGGTCTCCATCGAGGACCCGCTGGACGAGGACGACTGGGAGGGCTGGAAGGCCATGACCGACCGGGTCGGGGCGAAGGTCCAGCTTGTCGGCGACGACCTGTTCGTCACCAACCCCGAGCGTCTGGGCCGCGGCATCACCGAGGGCTCCGCGAACGCCCTGCTGGTGAAGGTCAACCAGATCGGATCGCTGTCCGAGACGCTCGACGCCGTGGACCTCGCGCACCGCGCGGGCTTCAAGGCCATGATGTCCCACCGCTCCGGGGAGACCGAGGACACCACGATCGCCGACCTCGCCGTGGCCACCAACTGCGGCCAGATCAAGTCGGGCGCCCCGGCCCGCGGCGAGCGCGTGGCCAAGTACAACCAGCTGCTGCGGATCGAGGAGGAGCTGGACGACGCCGCGCGCTACGCGGGCGCCTCCGCGTTCCCCCGCTCCCCGCGTTTCTCCGTCTGAGAGCCCAGGCAGAGGTTGTAACCTCTGGGCATGAGCAGCAGACGTCCGGGCGCCCCGCGAACAGCGAGGCGCCCGGTCTCTGCGTCCGGGGCCCGTCGCCCCGGGGCGAGACCGGCGGCCCGCGCCTCCTCCCGCAGCGGCTCCTCGCGCGGCGGCGTCCCGGAGGGGTCCCCGTCCCGCAGCCGCAGCCGCGGACCGGCCCCCGCGTCGCGTCCGCGCAGCACCGCCCCACGCGGCGCGGAGGAGGACGGCCCCGGCATCACCATCACCCGCCGCACCCTCGCGCTGGTCGCGCTCGTCGTGATCGCCCTGGCCGCCCTGGTCCCCACGATCAACTCCTACGTCGCCCAGCGCCAGCAGCTCTCCGAGCTGCAGACACAGGTCGAGAAGCAGGAGCAGGACGTGGAGACGCTGCGTGAGCAGGTCGCCCGCTGGGAGGACCCGGCCTTCGTCGCCGCGCGCGCCCGCGAGCGGCTGCTCTTCGCGATGCCGGGGGAGACCCAGTACCGCCTCACCGACACCTCCGGGCAGGACGTCCCCCTCACCGAGGCCGAGCAGGCCGCCGAGGAGGCTCAGGAGGGTGAATGGTTCTCGACGCTCTGGAAGAGCGTCGAAGGCGCCAGCCGCCTGACTCCCGAGGACATCCCGGACGAGACCGGGTCCACGGACGAGGACGTGCCCGAGGAGGATCCCGCCGACACCACCGATCAGGACCCCGACCAGTGACAGCACTTGCCCCCCTGCCGTACGAGACCCCGGCGGACTCCCGCGATCTGGCGGTCATGCGCCAGCAGCTCGGCCGGGACATGCGCGGCGTGGTCTCCGTCGCGCGCCGCTGCGGCTGCGGCCGCCCCGCCGTGGTCCGCACCGCCCCCCGCCTGGAGGACGGAACCCCCTTCCCCACCTCGCTCTACCTCACCCTCCCGTGGCTGACGCTGGAGCTCTCCCGGCTCGAGTCGACGGGACTGATGGCCGAGCTCAGCGACCGGCTCGCCGTCGACGAGGAGCTCGCCGCCGGATACCGCCGCGCCCATGAGCGCTACCTCGCCCGCCGCGCGGAGATCGGGGAGGCCGACGAGGTCCGCCACATCAGCGCGGGCGGCATGCCCACCCGCGTCAAGTGCCTCCATGCTCTGGCGGGCCAGGCGCTGGCCGAGGGGCCGGGCGTCAACCCCGTCGCCGACGAGGTGCTCGCGACGCTCGACGGGGTGCTGCCGGACCTGGTCTGTCGCTGTTCCAGCACGGGGACCGAGGAGCCCGCCACCGACGAGGAGCCCGCACGATGAGCCTGTCCGCCCCCGTGGCCGCGATCGACTGCGGCACCAACTCCATCCGCCTGCTCATCGCCCGGCGCGACGAGACCACCGGTGCGCTGGTCGACCTGGACAGGCGCCTGGAGATGGTGCGCCTCGGCCTCGGGGTGGACCGCACCGGCCGGTTCGACCCGGTGGCGATCGAGCGCACGCTCGAGGCGGCCCGGCGCTACCGCGAGCTCATCGACCACCACGGGGTCGCGCCCGCCGATGTGCGCTTCGTCGCGACCTCGGCCACCCGCGATGCCGCCAACCGCGACGAGTTCATCGGCGGCATCCAGCAGATCCTCGGTGTCACCCCCGAGGTGATCAGCGGCGGCGAGGAGGCGGCGCTCTCCTTCCGCGGCGCCGTCAGCACCGTCCCGGGCCTGCCCGAGGGGCCGCGCCTGGTCGTCGATATCGGGGGAGGGTCCACCGAGCTGGTGCTCGGGACCGAGACCCCCACCCACCGCATCAGCCTGGACATCGGTTCGGTCCGTCTGACTGAGCGGCACCTGGTCACCGACCCGCCCACCG encodes the following:
- the mfd gene encoding transcription-repair coupling factor: MTTNTLPATATRAPLRPLLQQLADGQDLTSLRALVEEGSASGEGGSIVAATGLFPFAVADLARRATAENPLVVVTPTTRALEDLRSALSALIGTEHVAELPAWETLPHERLSPRADTVARRLATLRRIAHPESEDPVRVLLMPVRSLLQPIATGLGDLRSVRAAVGEDYPLEDLVRDLVDAAYVRVDMVEKRGEFAVRGGILDVFPPTEPHPVRVDLFGDEIDDVRYFSVADQRSLDPAPRGLDAPPCREILLTPAVRERARAVAEELPGARDLLLRIADGIAADGMESLSPVLVDGMEQVADVLPAGARFLVLDPERARARAEELVATTDEFLAAAWSSAAAGGGLPLDVGAASFVPLSEAKGHAREGGRPWFTLAAFGLDADVDLTTTAHTHPGYSGKPGDAAKDLEKRRTDGWSVVATMVGSGGARHVAENLRAEGMPAVFSPDLDGPVAGGEAVVTVGPFPDGLVVEDLQLVLASERDLTGKSGARRGEERKMPSRRRNVVDPLQLRPGDHVVHAHHGVGRFVEMTRRAVGTGAKRTTREYLVIEYAPSKKGQPGDRLYVPSDQLDQVTKYVGGEEPSVNRMGGADWAKTKSRARKAIREIADELVRLYSARQSAPGHAFGPDTPWQRELEDAFEFVETPDQLSTLDDVKSDMEKTVPMDRLILGDVGYGKTEIAVRAAFKAVQEGKQVAVLAPTTLLAQQHMDTFAERYTGFPVTVRGLSRFQSPADSERTIQGIADGSVDIVIGTHRLLTGNVRFKDLGLLIVDEEQRFGVEHKETLKALRTNVDVLAMSATPIPRTLEMAVTGIREMSILATPPEERHPVLTYVGAQEDKQVTAAIRRELLREGQVFYIHNRVEDIDRVAAHLRELVPDARVQVAHGKMHEHQLERVIVDFWERDFDVLVCTTIVETGLDIANANTLIVENADKFGLSQLHQLRGRVGRSSERAYAYFLYNATKPLTETAHDRLTTLATNTDLGAGMQVAMKDLEIRGAGNLLGGEQSGHIAGVGFDLYVRMVGEAVAAFRGESSAPEKEIRVELPLDAHVPHDYIGSERLRLEAYSKLSAVREVSEIEQIRAELTDRYGAPPPPVEVLLDVARFRIDARAAGVDEVQAQGKMIRFAHLEVPDSAAMRMKRLYPGTLLKPATRQVMVPRPMTARFGGTELRDHELLDWARQVLRTLVPEAAEAMTAPTIPGEVESAQRGTDHGREGGATRSTGQAGGK
- a CDS encoding MazG nucleotide pyrophosphohydrolase domain-containing protein; the protein is MSDDENRTGPDEPAPRAVGPAPRGTALLRAVEVMEALRAADGDAWTHQQSHASLARYLLEETHEVLEVIDDPAAHGPGALPDELGDLLFQILFHARIGQEEDPAWDVDDVARSFIAKMERRNPHIFASHREQALNDREDVEEIIAQWHAVKAAERRASGDRPRGWADGIPARLPALQTAAKIVHRARSDGQLEQLLAAADHAAAAADTEEFGGDLGRALLDLVVAAEARDDDPETALRALLARLRPQDTGDTADTADPAAIAETGGAPARPGRVDERPGQGAGGPTA
- the eno gene encoding phosphopyruvate hydratase, with amino-acid sequence MAALIDAVHAREILDSRGNPTVEVEILLDDGTFATAAVPSGASTGAFEAVERRDGDKDRYLGKGVEEAVSAVVADIQPKILGMDVQEQRAIDAAMIELDGTSNKGTLGANAILGVSLAVARAAADSAGVPLYQYVGGPNAHILPVPMMNILNGGSHADSNVDIQEFMIAPIGAETFREALRVGAEVYHALKAVLKERGLATGLGDEGGFAPNLESNRAALDLIVEAIGKAGFEAGKDVALALDVAASEFFEDGAYTFEGAKKTSAELIDYYAELVDAYPLVSIEDPLDEDDWEGWKAMTDRVGAKVQLVGDDLFVTNPERLGRGITEGSANALLVKVNQIGSLSETLDAVDLAHRAGFKAMMSHRSGETEDTTIADLAVATNCGQIKSGAPARGERVAKYNQLLRIEEELDDAARYAGASAFPRSPRFSV
- a CDS encoding FtsB family cell division protein; the protein is MSSRRPGAPRTARRPVSASGARRPGARPAARASSRSGSSRGGVPEGSPSRSRSRGPAPASRPRSTAPRGAEEDGPGITITRRTLALVALVVIALAALVPTINSYVAQRQQLSELQTQVEKQEQDVETLREQVARWEDPAFVAARARERLLFAMPGETQYRLTDTSGQDVPLTEAEQAAEEAQEGEWFSTLWKSVEGASRLTPEDIPDETGSTDEDVPEEDPADTTDQDPDQ
- a CDS encoding DUF501 domain-containing protein yields the protein MTALAPLPYETPADSRDLAVMRQQLGRDMRGVVSVARRCGCGRPAVVRTAPRLEDGTPFPTSLYLTLPWLTLELSRLESTGLMAELSDRLAVDEELAAGYRRAHERYLARRAEIGEADEVRHISAGGMPTRVKCLHALAGQALAEGPGVNPVADEVLATLDGVLPDLVCRCSSTGTEEPATDEEPAR
- a CDS encoding Ppx/GppA phosphatase family protein; the encoded protein is MSAPVAAIDCGTNSIRLLIARRDETTGALVDLDRRLEMVRLGLGVDRTGRFDPVAIERTLEAARRYRELIDHHGVAPADVRFVATSATRDAANRDEFIGGIQQILGVTPEVISGGEEAALSFRGAVSTVPGLPEGPRLVVDIGGGSTELVLGTETPTHRISLDIGSVRLTERHLVTDPPTAEEIAAATADVDAMVDEAAAAVPLQQATALIGVAGTVTTITAVAEGLQDYRPDVTHGATLRIDDVEKVCRDLLSRTRAQRAEHRMIHPGRIDVIGAGALIWSRIMDRVATASGISRTRTSEHDILDGIALDLLDRRI